From Bacillota bacterium, the proteins below share one genomic window:
- a CDS encoding CGGC domain-containing protein — protein MKVGFIRCQKTEDICSAKEDFKAVREKKGAFKGVAEDIIIIGFYSCGGCPGDKASSRAAKMVRQGADTIVLTSCITKGRREGEACPYAEEMKEEIVKRLGEKVKIIDHSHK, from the coding sequence ATGAAAGTCGGTTTTATCAGGTGCCAAAAAACAGAGGATATATGTTCAGCAAAAGAGGACTTTAAAGCTGTTAGGGAGAAAAAGGGCGCGTTTAAAGGCGTTGCTGAAGATATAATCATAATTGGATTTTATTCATGCGGGGGGTGCCCCGGCGACAAAGCGTCTTCAAGAGCGGCAAAAATGGTAAGACAGGGAGCCGACACGATCGTTTTGACATCTTGTATTACTAAAGGAAGACGTGAAGGGGAAGCCTGCCCGTATGCCGAAGAAATGAAAGAGGAAATTGTGAAAAGACTCGGTGAAAAGGTAAAAATAATCGATCATTCACATAAATAA